A genomic segment from Desulfurispirillum indicum S5 encodes:
- the purF gene encoding amidophosphoribosyltransferase, which produces MLDCFHDECGIAGVYGNPEAANHAYLSLYAFQHRGQESAGITACFPGGSFSSHKGRGLVSEVFDQEKLNQLKGTIAIGHNRYSTSGKAILENAQPFDIEYHRGRLSLAHNGNLVNSHLLRRELEAMGAIFRTTNDSEVLLHLIARSRHEDFIETLRSVFMTVRGAYSIVMTDGERLYGIRDPLGIRPLILGELEEGLVLVSESCALDLMGATFIREVNPGELIVIDGKGFQSIPLLPVTERSAFCIFEFVYFARPDSFQFGNYVHNVRKEFGRTLAREAPVDADVVIPVPDSGIVPTLGFSQESGIPFEMGLIRNHYVGRTFIEPKQSIRHFGVKIKLNPVKSLLEGKRVVVIDDSIVRGTTSRKIVKMIRDAGAKEVHMRIAAPPTICPCFYGVDTPTRSELIASNHDLEQICTYITADSLSYLSHEGMFTAAGGDRNTFCSACFDGNYPIPFDSPEAGTT; this is translated from the coding sequence ATGCTCGATTGTTTTCACGATGAATGCGGCATTGCCGGGGTCTACGGCAATCCTGAAGCGGCCAACCATGCTTACCTCTCCCTCTATGCCTTTCAGCACCGCGGTCAGGAATCCGCAGGCATAACCGCATGCTTCCCCGGGGGGAGCTTCTCCTCCCACAAGGGACGGGGACTGGTTTCCGAAGTCTTCGATCAGGAAAAACTCAATCAGCTCAAGGGCACCATTGCCATCGGACACAACCGTTACTCCACCAGTGGCAAGGCCATACTGGAAAATGCCCAGCCCTTTGATATCGAATACCACCGCGGCCGCCTGAGCCTTGCCCACAACGGAAACCTGGTCAACAGCCACCTGCTGCGCCGCGAACTGGAAGCCATGGGAGCTATCTTCCGCACCACCAACGACTCCGAAGTCCTGTTGCACCTGATTGCCCGCTCCCGCCATGAGGATTTCATTGAAACCCTGCGCAGCGTCTTTATGACCGTGCGGGGCGCCTACAGCATCGTGATGACCGATGGCGAGCGTCTGTACGGCATTCGCGACCCCCTGGGCATCCGCCCGCTTATCCTCGGCGAACTGGAAGAAGGCCTGGTACTGGTCTCAGAGTCCTGCGCCCTTGATCTCATGGGGGCAACCTTCATCCGTGAAGTCAATCCCGGTGAGCTGATTGTCATTGATGGCAAGGGTTTTCAATCCATACCGCTGCTGCCAGTTACCGAGCGCAGCGCCTTCTGTATCTTTGAGTTTGTTTACTTTGCCCGCCCCGACAGCTTCCAGTTCGGCAACTACGTGCACAATGTGCGCAAGGAATTCGGTCGTACGCTGGCACGCGAAGCCCCTGTCGATGCCGATGTGGTCATTCCCGTTCCCGACAGCGGCATTGTCCCCACCCTGGGATTCTCCCAGGAATCCGGCATTCCCTTTGAAATGGGGCTTATTCGCAACCATTATGTGGGCCGAACCTTCATTGAGCCCAAGCAGTCGATTCGCCACTTCGGCGTCAAGATCAAGCTCAACCCAGTGAAGAGCCTGCTGGAAGGAAAGCGAGTGGTGGTCATCGATGACTCCATAGTCCGCGGAACCACTTCCCGCAAAATCGTCAAAATGATCAGGGATGCCGGCGCCAAAGAAGTTCACATGCGCATTGCCGCTCCACCGACCATCTGCCCCTGCTTCTATGGCGTGGACACCCCCACCCGTTCTGAACTGATCGCCAGTAACCACGACCTGGAACAGATCTGCACCTATATCACTGCCGACTCGCTGAGCTACCTCTCCCATGAAGGCATGTTCACGGCGGCAGGCGGTGACAGAAACACTTTCTGCAGTGCCTGCTTCGACGGAAACTACCCCATTCCCTTCGATTCACCGGAAGCTGGAACCACATGA
- the trpS gene encoding tryptophan--tRNA ligase, which produces MKKSILSGMRPTGKLHLGNYFGALQNWVLLQNEGYDCHFFVADWHAITTKHDETGGIRENSIAMVKDWLAAGLDPDKSTIFVQSLVKQHAELFTILAMITPVGWLERCPTYKEQKEQLGESKTANYGFLGYPVLQAADILMYDPDFVPVGEDQLPHLEITREIARRFNFLYGETFKEPQAKLTEVPKLPGTDGRKMSKSYGNVIDLCEGSDELWQKTRMMVTDPARVRKTDPGDPKLCSVFDFHKLFSPQEQRDEVCAGCTGATIGCMDCKKMLFANLDSFIAPMRERRAAISDQAALDIMHQGSLRAAAVAEAHMKRVRSHMSLEI; this is translated from the coding sequence ATGAAAAAATCCATTCTCAGCGGTATGAGACCCACCGGGAAACTTCATCTGGGAAACTATTTCGGTGCCCTGCAGAATTGGGTGCTGTTGCAGAACGAGGGCTATGACTGCCACTTTTTTGTCGCAGACTGGCACGCGATTACCACGAAACACGATGAGACCGGAGGTATTCGCGAAAACAGTATCGCTATGGTGAAAGACTGGCTTGCCGCAGGTCTTGATCCCGATAAATCCACCATATTTGTTCAGTCACTGGTGAAGCAGCACGCGGAGCTTTTTACCATACTGGCCATGATTACGCCTGTGGGCTGGCTGGAGCGGTGCCCCACCTATAAAGAGCAAAAAGAGCAGCTGGGCGAAAGCAAGACCGCCAACTATGGCTTTCTCGGATATCCCGTGCTGCAGGCTGCAGATATTCTCATGTACGACCCCGACTTTGTTCCCGTTGGCGAGGATCAGCTGCCCCATCTGGAGATAACCCGGGAAATTGCCCGTCGCTTTAACTTTCTCTATGGCGAGACGTTCAAGGAGCCCCAGGCCAAGCTGACTGAGGTGCCCAAGTTGCCAGGTACTGATGGTCGTAAAATGAGCAAGTCATACGGGAACGTGATAGATCTGTGTGAAGGCAGTGATGAACTGTGGCAGAAAACCCGCATGATGGTGACAGATCCCGCCAGGGTGCGCAAAACCGATCCCGGCGACCCTAAGCTCTGCTCGGTGTTTGATTTCCATAAACTCTTCAGCCCGCAGGAACAGCGCGATGAGGTTTGCGCTGGCTGCACTGGTGCCACCATTGGCTGCATGGACTGCAAGAAGATGCTCTTCGCGAATCTGGACTCCTTTATTGCTCCCATGCGTGAAAGGCGCGCGGCCATCAGTGATCAGGCAGCACTGGACATTATGCACCAGGGGTCGCTTCGCGCTGCTGCTGTGGCTGAAGCGCACATGAAGCGCGTACGTTCCCATATGAGTCTGGAGATCTGA
- a CDS encoding TIGR00282 family metallophosphoesterase, with amino-acid sequence MKILFLGDIIGKGGRKAVSRYLPGLQQHFQPDFTIANGENSAGGFGLTRSVYSEMKFHHIDIITSGNHIWDKKEVMGMFQDFHDILRPANYPPGVPGSGCGIFTSEQSTQTIAVLNLIGRTFMGGSYDCPFRTADALLESLPSEIKTIFVDFHAEATSEKLAMLHYLAGRVSAIVGTHTHIQTADERIFKGTAYLTDAGMCGSFHSIIGMSEASIMPRFLQGMPTKLEVQTSDTALMGVFIETDEQGKAIHIERIASIEQRHQP; translated from the coding sequence ATGAAGATCCTCTTCCTGGGCGACATCATCGGCAAGGGTGGTCGCAAGGCCGTCAGTCGCTACCTGCCTGGCCTGCAGCAGCACTTTCAGCCTGATTTCACTATTGCCAATGGTGAAAACAGCGCTGGCGGCTTCGGGCTGACGCGCAGTGTCTACAGCGAGATGAAGTTCCACCATATTGACATCATCACCAGTGGAAACCATATCTGGGACAAAAAAGAGGTGATGGGCATGTTCCAGGATTTTCACGATATCCTGCGTCCGGCCAACTACCCTCCCGGTGTTCCCGGCAGTGGGTGCGGTATATTCACTTCCGAGCAGAGCACCCAGACCATTGCCGTCCTGAATCTGATCGGTCGAACATTCATGGGCGGTTCCTATGACTGCCCCTTCCGGACAGCGGACGCGCTGCTTGAATCACTGCCCTCGGAAATCAAAACGATTTTTGTGGATTTCCACGCTGAAGCCACGTCTGAAAAGCTGGCAATGCTGCACTACCTGGCAGGGCGCGTCAGCGCCATCGTGGGAACCCATACCCATATCCAGACCGCCGACGAACGAATATTCAAAGGAACCGCCTACCTCACCGATGCCGGAATGTGCGGATCATTTCACAGCATCATCGGCATGAGCGAAGCTTCCATCATGCCCAGATTTCTGCAGGGCATGCCCACCAAACTGGAAGTGCAGACAAGCGACACCGCTCTGATGGGCGTGTTCATAGAAACTGACGAGCAAGGAAAAGCCATTCACATTGAGCGCATTGCCTCCATTGAGCAGCGACATCAGCCATGA
- a CDS encoding 2-oxoacid:acceptor oxidoreductase subunit alpha, translated as MPQVKEKNVEQVVIKFTGDSGDGMQLVGNQLTALSALSGNDVNSLPDYPSEIRAPAGTVAGISGFQICLGSKKIHTAGDAPDVLVAMNPAAVKHSYGFVVRGGMIITDSDTFTEKALEKAGFKTDPRNDGTLAGYDVKAIPFTTLTREALKDLDMSPKDKDRCKNFFVLGVLCWLFNKDPQEVLSFITTKFKKLPMVEQANTLAFKGGMNYGETMVMFQERYNLQPASIQPGLYRNISGNEASALAIAAAAKKSGLQVVLGSYPITPATDIFSEASKYKNHNVVTIQMEDEIGGICAAIGGSLAGKLGVTNTSGPGLALKSEALGLAVIMEIPLVIIDVQRGGPSTGLPTKTEQSDLLQAMYGRNGDSPIPVLAASTPDDCFAATYEACAVALKYMTPVLLLTDGYIGQGTCPWKVPKESELPDIPVKFFTEGEYKPYRRDPKTLARDWAIPGTKDLQHRIGSLEKDALTGAVSHVPANHQIMTDTRMAKVAGIEVPDCEINGADSGEVLVISWGGTYGAVKGAVDRLISEGKSVSSINLRWINPMPKNLGSVISRFKKVLIPELNTGQLSVLIRSRYLVDTVSLGKVKGDPFREYEVIDKVKELLGE; from the coding sequence ATGCCACAAGTAAAGGAAAAGAACGTCGAACAGGTAGTCATCAAGTTTACCGGTGACTCCGGGGACGGCATGCAGCTTGTTGGGAACCAGCTCACGGCCCTTTCGGCTCTCAGCGGCAACGATGTTAACTCACTGCCAGACTATCCATCTGAAATTCGCGCCCCTGCGGGGACAGTGGCCGGTATTTCCGGATTTCAGATCTGCCTGGGCAGTAAAAAGATCCACACTGCTGGTGATGCGCCCGATGTTCTTGTTGCCATGAACCCTGCCGCGGTAAAGCACAGCTATGGCTTTGTTGTTCGTGGCGGAATGATCATCACCGACTCCGACACCTTTACCGAAAAGGCGTTGGAGAAGGCTGGATTCAAGACTGACCCCCGCAACGACGGAACCCTGGCCGGTTATGATGTGAAGGCCATCCCCTTCACCACCCTGACCCGCGAAGCCCTGAAAGATCTGGACATGTCCCCGAAGGACAAGGATCGCTGCAAGAACTTCTTTGTTCTCGGCGTTCTGTGCTGGCTCTTCAACAAGGATCCCCAGGAAGTACTTTCCTTTATCACCACCAAGTTCAAAAAGCTGCCCATGGTTGAGCAGGCCAATACCCTGGCGTTCAAGGGCGGCATGAACTATGGCGAAACCATGGTTATGTTCCAGGAACGCTACAACCTGCAGCCTGCCAGCATTCAGCCTGGCCTGTACCGCAATATTTCCGGTAACGAAGCCTCTGCGCTGGCCATCGCCGCAGCCGCCAAGAAATCCGGCCTGCAGGTGGTTCTGGGCTCATACCCCATCACTCCCGCAACCGATATCTTCAGCGAAGCTTCCAAGTACAAGAACCACAATGTCGTCACCATCCAGATGGAAGACGAAATCGGCGGCATCTGCGCTGCTATCGGTGGTTCGCTGGCGGGCAAGCTGGGCGTGACCAACACCTCTGGCCCCGGTCTGGCCCTCAAGTCAGAAGCCCTTGGCCTGGCGGTTATCATGGAAATTCCTCTGGTAATCATTGACGTTCAGCGCGGTGGCCCTTCCACTGGTCTGCCCACCAAAACCGAGCAGTCCGACCTGCTGCAGGCCATGTATGGCCGCAACGGCGACAGCCCCATTCCCGTGCTTGCTGCTTCCACTCCCGATGACTGCTTCGCAGCCACCTATGAAGCCTGTGCGGTAGCGCTGAAATACATGACACCAGTTCTGCTGTTGACTGATGGCTATATCGGACAGGGAACCTGCCCCTGGAAGGTACCCAAGGAAAGCGAACTGCCTGACATTCCTGTCAAGTTCTTTACGGAAGGCGAGTACAAGCCGTACCGTCGCGACCCCAAAACTCTGGCTCGCGACTGGGCGATCCCCGGCACAAAAGACCTGCAGCACCGTATCGGCTCCCTGGAAAAAGACGCCCTCACTGGCGCGGTCAGCCACGTACCTGCCAACCACCAGATCATGACCGACACCCGTATGGCGAAAGTCGCTGGTATTGAGGTTCCTGACTGTGAGATCAATGGCGCTGATTCCGGTGAAGTTCTCGTTATCAGCTGGGGCGGAACCTACGGCGCGGTAAAAGGCGCGGTTGACCGTCTGATCTCTGAAGGCAAGTCGGTATCCAGTATCAACCTGCGCTGGATCAACCCCATGCCGAAAAACCTGGGCTCCGTGATCTCTCGCTTCAAGAAAGTGCTCATTCCTGAACTCAACACTGGTCAGCTGAGCGTACTGATTCGCAGCCGGTACCTGGTGGATACCGTTTCCCTGGGCAAAGTCAAGGGCGACCCCTTCCGCGAGTACGAAGTTATCGATAAAGTAAAAGAACTGCTGGGTGAGTGA
- a CDS encoding ribonuclease HII, with translation MNLHEFDQQWRNCHTQHIAGVDEVGRGPLAGPVCAAAVILPADFSDSRIRDSKKLSALQRRTLSDLIRHSCLAWSVATVDCEVIDTINILHATRLAMWQALSQLPMTPELLLVDGMDNSFFPAVRGEKVIKGDNLSLSIAAASIVAKVHRDELMEALDQRYPQYGFARHKGYGTAQHRQAIREHGLCPQHRRSFCTRLQEA, from the coding sequence ATGAATCTGCATGAATTTGACCAGCAGTGGCGTAATTGCCATACGCAGCATATTGCCGGCGTGGATGAAGTGGGGCGCGGCCCACTGGCCGGGCCCGTCTGTGCCGCAGCGGTCATTCTCCCCGCTGATTTTTCTGACAGTCGCATCCGCGACTCTAAAAAACTCAGTGCTTTACAGCGCCGAACCCTCTCCGATCTTATCAGGCACAGCTGCCTTGCCTGGAGTGTTGCCACGGTAGATTGCGAAGTCATAGATACCATCAACATCCTGCACGCCACGCGCCTTGCCATGTGGCAAGCCCTCTCCCAGCTCCCTATGACACCCGAACTACTGCTGGTTGACGGCATGGACAACTCCTTTTTCCCTGCCGTACGCGGGGAAAAAGTCATTAAGGGCGACAACCTCTCCCTCAGTATCGCTGCCGCCTCAATCGTAGCCAAGGTCCATCGCGATGAACTCATGGAAGCGCTGGATCAACGCTATCCTCAATACGGGTTTGCGCGCCATAAAGGGTACGGAACCGCGCAGCACCGTCAGGCCATCCGGGAACATGGCCTGTGCCCCCAGCATCGCCGTTCATTCTGCACGCGTCTGCAAGAGGCCTGA
- a CDS encoding succinate dehydrogenase/fumarate reductase iron-sulfur subunit: MKLTLFVWRQKDANSPGKLEQYKADHVSPDMSFLEMLDVVNEDLVKQGIDPIAFDHDCREGICGMCSQVINGIPHGPEEKTTVCQLHMRSFKDGDSIYIEPWRAKAFPIIRDLIVDRTALDNIIESGGYVSASTGGVPDANAIPISKIDADNAMDAAECIGCGACVAACPNGSAMLFTSAKVAHLAYLPQGKVEAAQRVRNMTAKMSELGFGNCTNHYECEAACPKGVNVRFIAKLNREYLKSYVQ; encoded by the coding sequence ATGAAACTCACATTATTTGTATGGCGTCAGAAGGACGCGAACTCTCCAGGCAAGCTGGAGCAGTATAAAGCTGATCACGTCAGTCCCGATATGTCTTTCCTGGAAATGCTGGACGTGGTGAATGAAGACCTGGTCAAGCAGGGCATTGATCCCATTGCCTTTGACCACGATTGCCGTGAAGGTATCTGTGGCATGTGCTCACAGGTTATCAATGGTATTCCCCATGGCCCCGAAGAGAAGACCACCGTCTGTCAGCTGCACATGCGCAGCTTTAAAGATGGCGACAGCATCTACATTGAGCCCTGGAGAGCCAAGGCATTCCCCATCATCCGCGACCTGATTGTGGATCGTACCGCTCTGGATAACATCATCGAGTCTGGTGGCTATGTTTCCGCCTCCACTGGCGGTGTGCCTGATGCAAACGCTATCCCCATCTCCAAAATTGATGCCGACAATGCCATGGATGCTGCTGAGTGCATCGGCTGTGGTGCCTGCGTAGCGGCTTGCCCCAACGGCTCCGCCATGCTTTTCACCAGCGCCAAGGTTGCTCACCTGGCATACCTGCCCCAGGGCAAGGTCGAAGCCGCTCAGCGTGTACGCAATATGACGGCCAAGATGAGCGAGCTTGGATTTGGCAACTGCACCAACCACTACGAGTGTGAGGCTGCTTGTCCGAAGGGCGTTAACGTACGCTTTATCGCCAAGCTCAACCGCGAATATCTGAAATCTTACGTTCAGTAA
- the scpB gene encoding SMC-Scp complex subunit ScpB: MSAHHHQPDSLLSAEGNSPAEPQAPSLEDLVEAVLFASDEPVTPARISRILAMDGIGEGRVMGAIEHLRQRYTGGVAVHEADGAYYISTTRAVGRIVSKTLLGSRRSRTSKAVLETLAIIAYNQPATKSDVEIIRGVDSSSPVKRLLDRDLITVVGRKASAGKPFLYATTRKFLQTFGIANLSELPIPGESSELENTLEEDEDT; the protein is encoded by the coding sequence GTGTCAGCCCATCATCACCAGCCAGATAGCCTCTTGAGCGCGGAAGGCAATTCACCTGCCGAGCCGCAGGCCCCCTCATTGGAAGATCTGGTCGAGGCGGTGCTCTTTGCCTCCGATGAACCAGTAACCCCAGCCCGCATCAGCCGGATTCTGGCCATGGATGGTATTGGTGAAGGCAGAGTGATGGGTGCCATTGAGCACCTTCGTCAGCGCTACACCGGCGGTGTGGCTGTCCACGAAGCCGATGGTGCCTACTATATATCCACAACGCGGGCTGTCGGGCGCATTGTCAGTAAGACCCTGCTGGGAAGCCGCCGTTCGCGCACCTCGAAAGCCGTTCTGGAAACCCTGGCGATTATCGCCTACAACCAGCCAGCCACCAAGTCGGATGTGGAAATCATCCGTGGTGTGGACTCCTCCTCTCCGGTCAAGCGCTTGCTGGACCGGGATCTGATCACTGTAGTCGGGCGCAAAGCCAGTGCCGGGAAACCATTTCTCTATGCCACAACCCGCAAGTTTCTGCAGACCTTCGGCATAGCCAACCTTTCCGAACTTCCCATTCCGGGAGAAAGCAGCGAACTGGAAAATACCCTGGAAGAGGATGAAGACACCTGA
- a CDS encoding 2-hydroxyacid dehydrogenase, producing the protein MIQSQLPFTLGITSPLLDEAMAVLQQKFNVRDLSGYRDADDLIEKARGCEAIISMLSDSFDEKVLSALGRHEQTPLKLLCNYAVGTNNIDIEAASRFGVMVTNTPGVLTEATADTAFALLMAAARRVREGEILVRSGGFTKTGWQPTMLLGQELCGSTIGIFGMGRIGSAVARRAAAFGMRVIYHNRNPRNDGPYTAVDFEHLLRESDIIVICAPATPQTRHRFTLNEFQAMKSSAILVNVGRGEIIREKDLALALQKGYIFAAGLDVYEHEPLIEPLLMDMDNVVLLPHLGSATRKTRMDMAMLCIDAIESVFSKGTIPTNCLNYRP; encoded by the coding sequence ATGATCCAGTCCCAACTTCCCTTTACCCTCGGCATCACCTCCCCCCTGCTTGATGAAGCCATGGCTGTTCTGCAGCAGAAATTTAACGTACGTGACCTGAGCGGTTATCGCGATGCGGACGACTTGATAGAGAAGGCACGCGGTTGCGAAGCGATCATTTCCATGCTGTCCGACTCATTCGATGAAAAAGTGCTCAGCGCACTGGGGCGCCATGAACAGACACCCCTGAAGCTCCTGTGCAATTATGCCGTTGGAACCAATAACATCGACATTGAAGCAGCCAGCCGCTTTGGTGTCATGGTCACCAACACTCCGGGCGTCCTGACCGAGGCAACCGCTGATACCGCTTTTGCCCTGCTCATGGCAGCAGCGCGCCGGGTACGGGAAGGGGAGATTCTGGTTCGCAGTGGCGGCTTTACCAAAACAGGCTGGCAACCCACCATGCTGCTGGGACAGGAGCTCTGCGGCTCCACCATCGGTATTTTCGGCATGGGCCGCATTGGCAGCGCCGTTGCCAGACGCGCCGCCGCCTTTGGCATGCGCGTCATCTACCATAACCGCAACCCGCGCAATGACGGCCCCTATACGGCCGTGGACTTCGAGCACCTGCTCAGGGAAAGCGATATTATCGTCATCTGCGCTCCCGCAACACCCCAAACCCGTCACCGCTTCACCCTCAATGAGTTCCAGGCCATGAAATCATCCGCAATCCTGGTCAATGTCGGGCGGGGGGAAATCATCCGGGAAAAAGACCTTGCCCTCGCTTTGCAAAAAGGTTACATCTTCGCTGCGGGCCTGGATGTCTATGAACATGAACCTCTGATCGAACCGCTGCTCATGGATATGGACAATGTGGTGCTGTTGCCACACCTGGGCAGCGCTACCCGCAAAACCCGCATGGACATGGCCATGCTGTGCATTGACGCCATAGAAAGCGTCTTCAGTAAGGGTACCATCCCAACCAACTGCCTCAATTACCGACCATAG
- a CDS encoding segregation and condensation protein A, with amino-acid sequence MYSISVQDFEGPMDLLLHLIYKNEMDITTISISAIADEYLEYIETMQDLALDVCGDFFVMASTLALIKSRALLAESEGAGEEVAKELVQKLREYKKYRTLSQGLDALEVAASCQLTRGMVPEITEEVEVEVEMDFDLFDLLEAYCHSMQNFQVRRKHEITLSTINLVEHMEKVADYIENAGQTCFRYLCSLCQSRQEVVVTFIALLELTRLGRLQLEVREGDIWCQPIITSQIAS; translated from the coding sequence ATGTACAGTATCAGTGTACAGGACTTCGAAGGTCCCATGGACCTGCTGTTGCACCTTATCTATAAAAACGAGATGGATATCACCACTATCAGCATCAGTGCCATCGCCGATGAATACCTGGAGTATATTGAAACCATGCAGGATCTCGCCCTGGACGTCTGCGGCGACTTCTTTGTGATGGCATCGACCCTGGCGCTGATCAAGAGCCGTGCCCTGCTTGCTGAAAGCGAAGGTGCAGGTGAAGAGGTTGCCAAAGAGCTTGTGCAGAAGCTGCGCGAGTACAAGAAATATCGCACCCTCTCCCAGGGTCTGGACGCTCTGGAGGTCGCAGCCTCCTGTCAGCTGACCCGCGGAATGGTGCCCGAGATTACCGAAGAGGTGGAGGTGGAAGTCGAAATGGACTTTGACCTTTTTGACCTGCTGGAAGCCTACTGTCACAGCATGCAGAACTTCCAGGTTCGCAGGAAACACGAAATCACCCTTTCAACCATCAACCTGGTGGAGCACATGGAAAAGGTCGCGGACTACATAGAAAATGCTGGTCAGACCTGCTTTCGCTATCTGTGCTCCCTCTGTCAGTCCCGTCAGGAAGTGGTGGTGACCTTTATAGCGCTGCTGGAGCTGACCCGTCTTGGGCGTCTTCAGCTGGAAGTGCGGGAGGGAGATATCTGGTGTCAGCCCATCATCACCAGCCAGATAGCCTCTTGA
- a CDS encoding Bax inhibitor-1/YccA family protein — protein MIFPKMQQATAQTQALPRVGESDTFLAATWSYLFRGLLMAALASMVPLLSGVNPVIALVSIGLVLGLGIALSFFTANPYIYYAFTVAMGYGVGVNVSYYMGVIGPGVVFQALLLTAVITYGMSTWAMQTQRDLSKLGLPLFGLLIALILGSLANIFFLKSSVMELGISVLGAGIFSLYIAFDMYLIKNRAYPTPVRAAFAVFLDIVMLFLHLLRLLSYLSGRD, from the coding sequence ATGATTTTCCCGAAAATGCAACAAGCTACAGCGCAGACTCAGGCGCTTCCACGCGTTGGTGAGTCCGATACGTTTCTGGCTGCCACATGGAGCTATCTCTTCCGGGGGTTACTGATGGCAGCTCTGGCGTCCATGGTGCCACTGCTCTCCGGGGTAAACCCTGTTATCGCTCTGGTCAGTATCGGCCTCGTGCTGGGTCTGGGCATCGCGCTATCCTTTTTCACGGCGAATCCCTACATCTACTACGCATTCACCGTTGCCATGGGATATGGCGTCGGTGTCAACGTCTCCTATTACATGGGAGTTATCGGGCCGGGAGTGGTCTTTCAGGCCCTGCTGCTGACGGCCGTTATCACCTATGGCATGAGTACATGGGCCATGCAGACCCAGCGGGATCTCTCCAAACTGGGGCTTCCTCTGTTTGGCTTGTTGATCGCGCTGATTCTGGGGAGCCTGGCGAATATATTTTTTCTGAAAAGCAGTGTGATGGAGCTTGGGATCTCTGTGCTGGGTGCTGGTATCTTTTCGCTGTACATTGCCTTTGACATGTATCTGATCAAGAATCGCGCCTATCCGACCCCGGTGCGCGCTGCTTTTGCGGTCTTTCTTGATATCGTCATGCTCTTCCTGCACCTGCTGCGCCTGCTTTCTTATCTTTCCGGTCGAGATTGA
- a CDS encoding 2-oxoacid:ferredoxin oxidoreductase subunit beta: MTTNEAKMDKNYFASAAEVKWCPGCGDYGIMASVRGAMANRGKPRDEVAIVSGIGCSSRFPYYMETYGFHTIHGRAAAIATGLKTGSPDLDVWVISGDGDSTAIGGNHFIHAVRRNVNLNYVLINNKIYGLTKGQYSPTSELGQITKTTPYGVVDYPMVPLKVAMGLGATFIARSVDKDIKLGEEVLTRGANHPGFSLVEMFSNCVIFNDGCHEQVSGKEKEDYTVVCRHGEKLIFGKEKDMCIVRDGSYVRAAKVADVKESEIIVHDERNELLAYQLAGMTLADGLPVAYGVLYCNPDKKSYETMVHEQMEAVKKKKPETLDELLSSGNTWTVSATICTSTGCKNY; encoded by the coding sequence ATGACAACAAATGAAGCCAAAATGGATAAGAATTATTTTGCCTCCGCTGCTGAAGTAAAGTGGTGCCCAGGTTGCGGTGACTACGGTATCATGGCTTCCGTGCGTGGTGCCATGGCCAACCGCGGCAAGCCCCGTGATGAAGTTGCTATCGTTTCCGGTATTGGCTGCTCCAGCCGTTTCCCTTACTATATGGAAACCTATGGTTTTCATACCATCCACGGACGCGCAGCGGCCATTGCTACTGGTCTGAAGACCGGCAGCCCCGACCTTGACGTGTGGGTTATTTCCGGTGACGGAGACTCCACTGCTATCGGTGGCAACCACTTCATTCATGCTGTCCGCCGCAACGTAAACCTGAACTATGTCCTCATTAACAACAAAATCTATGGCCTGACCAAGGGTCAGTACTCTCCCACATCCGAACTGGGACAGATCACCAAGACAACTCCATATGGTGTTGTTGACTATCCTATGGTGCCCCTGAAAGTTGCCATGGGCCTTGGCGCTACCTTCATTGCCCGCAGTGTTGACAAGGACATCAAGCTGGGCGAAGAAGTGCTGACACGTGGTGCCAATCACCCTGGATTCTCACTGGTGGAAATGTTCAGTAACTGCGTTATCTTCAACGATGGTTGCCACGAGCAGGTCTCTGGTAAGGAAAAAGAGGATTACACTGTAGTCTGCCGTCATGGCGAAAAGCTGATTTTTGGTAAAGAAAAGGATATGTGTATTGTACGCGATGGCTCCTATGTTCGCGCTGCCAAAGTAGCCGACGTGAAGGAAAGCGAGATCATCGTGCATGATGAGCGTAACGAGCTGCTGGCGTACCAGCTGGCCGGAATGACTCTGGCTGATGGCTTGCCTGTGGCCTATGGCGTACTCTACTGCAACCCTGACAAGAAGAGCTACGAGACCATGGTTCATGAGCAAATGGAAGCTGTGAAGAAGAAAAAGCCCGAGACCCTTGACGAGCTGCTCAGCTCCGGTAACACCTGGACGGTATCGGCGACTATCTGCACATCGACTGGCTGCAAGAACTACTGA